The Endozoicomonas sp. 4G DNA segment CCGGTGTAAAAGATCGAAGGTTGCACTTCTTCATCCAGAACAATGCCTCTGCCTGCCATCGCCTTGGACAGCTCCAGTCCATCGGGCCCCACGGTGAAAGCATGATCAAAGGTCGCGGTGTTAATGTTCGAGCTGTCATCACCGGAGCGGTCGTAATAACCCTGGGTGAATTTGCTCCACTTTGCCGTGGCGCCTTTTTCATACCGGAAAATAGCTTTGTCGATGAAGGGTAGCCGTTTGCCCGCGTCGGCAAGATAGCCTTTTTCGGCATCGCTCCCGGTGCCTTCAGAAGGAAAAAAGTCATCCCGGTAATTCGGGTTTCTTTCCAGAATGATCTCCCGGTTGGGTACGTTCCGGGTCATCATAAAGGGGCCGGTACCGATTGGGTTCCAGTCCAGGGTCAGGTTTTTCTCCTCAAAACCGGGGTTGTGATAAAAACGATCCGCTTCAAAAGGGATAGGGGAAAAGAAACGCATCGCCAGCCAGTAATTGAACTGGGGATAGACACCTTTGATTCGAATGGTGTAGGTCAGGTCGTCTACTTTCTGGAGACCTTCCATATCGAAATCACGCAGATCAAGCCACTGACCTTCTTGTCGGGCCTCTTTGACTTGTTGTCCGAACTCTTTCATACCAACGATATAGTCGGACATCAGCCCAATCAGTGGTGACTTGTTGATGGGGTCACCCATACGCTTGAGCTGATAAATGTAGTCATCCGACGTCAAAAGACGGGTGTCTTGTACCGGAAAGTCTTGTAGCAGTGTATAAGGTGCACTCTCTTCTGGCGTGCTGAAAAGATAGAGTGGATTGCCTTCCTGATCCTTAGCAAAAGCCGGGTGTGGCTGGTAAAGCGTTCCGGGCTTAAGCTTTATCGTTATAAGACTGTAGGCAGGTTTTTCACCGTCCGGGATGGGCTCTAACTGCTCATTAAGAAAGGTGACTTCTGGCAGTTCCTTAGCTGTTGCAGGTTCCAGTTCATAGGGGCGTTTCAGGAAATGATATTGCAGCGGCGGTTCATAAATCTGATCCAGAAACAGGCCTTCTTCGGAACTGTAAGACCGAACCGGATCAAGATGTTTAGGGCGAGTGGCAAAATTGCCAAAATAGACATTCAGTTCGGGGTCCGCTGGTGGGTTGGGGTCATTCCAGGAGCCTGTGCAGCCCGTGAGCAAGGTGGCTGCTGTCAGCGTGGCAGCCAGATACCTGGTTGCTTTTCGGTTCATAGTAACTTCATCCCCGTTTTTTAATTATTGTTGGTTGATGTCCAGGGTGACTGGGTTGTGTCCTGAGCAGAGT contains these protein-coding regions:
- a CDS encoding ABC transporter substrate-binding protein — translated: MNRKATRYLAATLTAATLLTGCTGSWNDPNPPADPELNVYFGNFATRPKHLDPVRSYSSEEGLFLDQIYEPPLQYHFLKRPYELEPATAKELPEVTFLNEQLEPIPDGEKPAYSLITIKLKPGTLYQPHPAFAKDQEGNPLYLFSTPEESAPYTLLQDFPVQDTRLLTSDDYIYQLKRMGDPINKSPLIGLMSDYIVGMKEFGQQVKEARQEGQWLDLRDFDMEGLQKVDDLTYTIRIKGVYPQFNYWLAMRFFSPIPFEADRFYHNPGFEEKNLTLDWNPIGTGPFMMTRNVPNREIILERNPNYRDDFFPSEGTGSDAEKGYLADAGKRLPFIDKAIFRYEKGATAKWSKFTQGYYDRSGDDSSNINTATFDHAFTVGPDGLELSKAMAGRGIVLDEEVQPSIFYTGFNMLDPVVGGYTEDKQKLRQAISIAFNDQEYIDIFKNGLGQTAHGPIPPGLFGYKSGQAGMNGYVFDWDEKTNSPVRKSIEYAKQLLSEAGYPNGRHAETGKPLILYMDTTAQDTSPTADWYKKQFAKLNIQLEFRTTDYPRFKEKMRQGNTQIFRWGWLADYPDPENFLFLLDSRQGLVKCQCNGSNSTNYDNPEFDRLYDQVKSLPNGPERLAAINQMVAIAQQDSPWIWGFNRKDFYLSNQWVKNTKRHGISQATLKYVRLDQPVREEKQVAWNAPNIVPLLGSIGLLLALIIPGIGAYRRRQKLTIETE